A genomic window from Chaetodon auriga isolate fChaAug3 chromosome 13, fChaAug3.hap1, whole genome shotgun sequence includes:
- the sucla2 gene encoding succinate--CoA ligase [ADP-forming] subunit beta, mitochondrial, with amino-acid sequence MRVNYSTEEGDMATSLFCGRLTASLRNSGARNTISSASKVLGGSSGLLGGHVSQLQPPLLQQQRNLSLHEYMSIGLLKEAGISVPAGLVASSSEEAYAVAKQIGSKDLVVKAQVLAGGRGKGTFEGGLKGGVRIVYSPEEARDISSQMIGRKLYTKQTGEAGRICNQVFICERRYPRREYYFAITMERSFQGPVLIGSSQGGVNIEDVAAENPDAIVKEPIDIVEGIKMEQAVKVAQKMGFPPALVDEAAENMVKLYNLFIKYDASMVEINPMVEDSSGIVMCMDAKINFDSNAEYRQKKVFDMQDWTQEDPRDRQAAKADLNYIGLDGTIGCLVNGAGLAMATMDIIKLHGGTPANFLDVGGGATAHQVTEAFKLITSDRKVQAILVNIFGGIMRCDVIAQGIIMAVRDLDLKIPIVVRLQGTRVDDAKALIAASPLKILACDDLDEAAKMVVKLSEIVSLAKEAQVDITFQLPI; translated from the exons ATGCGCGTTAATTACTCCACTGAAGAGGGAGACATGGCGACGTCCCTGTTCTGCGGCCGTTTGACGGCTAGCCTGAGGAACTCAGGGGCCAGAAACACCATCAGCTCCGCTTCcaag GTTCTCGGTGGTTCTTCGGGTCTGTTGGGAGGCCACGTGTCCCAGCTGCAGCCCcccctcctgcagcagcagaggaaccTCTCCCTTCACGAGTACATGAGCATCGGGCTGCTGAAGGAGGCCGGCATCTCCGTGCCGGCCGGCTTGGTGGCCAGCTCCTCCGAGGAGGCCTACGCCGTGGCCAAGCAGATCG gctCAAAGGACCTGGTGGTGAAAGCTCAGGTGCTGGCTGGCGGCAGAGGGAAGGGGACGTTCGAGGGCGGCCTGAAGGGAGGCGTGAGGATCGTCTACTC gccTGAGGAGGCCCGTGACATTTCGTCCCAGATGATTGGTCGAAAACTGTACACTAAACAGACTGGAGAGGCGGGACGTATCTGCAACCAGGTGTTCATCTGCGAGCGCAGGTACCCTCGCAGAGAGTACTACTTTGCCATCACCATGGAGAGGTCCTTCCAG GGTCCCGTGCTGATTGGCAGCTCGCAGGGGGGCGTGAACATCGAAGATGTGGCAGCGGAAAATCCAGACGCCATTGTGAAGGAGCCCATCGACATCGTGGAGGGAATTAAGATGGAGCAGGCCGTCAAG GTGGCTCAGAAGATGGGCTTCCCTCCGGCGCTGGTCGACGAGGCGGCTGAGAACATGGTCAAACTCTACAACCTGTTCATCAAGTACGATGCCTCCATGGTGGAGATCAACCCCATGGTGGAGGACTCCTCCGGCATCg TGATGTGCATGGACGCCAAGATCAACTTTGACTCCAACGCAGAGTACCGCCAGAAGAAGGTGTTCGACATGCAGGACTGGACCCAGGAGGACCCCCGGGACCGGCAGGCCGCCAAGGCCGACCTGAACTACATCGGCCTGGACGGAACCATCGGCTGTCTGG tAAACGGAGCGGGTCTGGCCATGGCCACCATGGACATCATCAAGCTCCACGGCGGCACGCCGGCCAACTTCCTGGATGTAGGAGGAGGAGCCACAGCGCATCAGGTGACCGAGGCTTTCAAACTCATCACCTCTGACAGGAAG GTTCAGGCCATCCTGGTCAACATCTTTGGAGGCATCATGAGGTGTGATGTCATCGCTCAGGGCATCATCATGGCTGTGAGAGACCTGGACCTCAAGATCCCCATCGTGGTCCGGTTACAAg GAACGAGAGTGGACGACGCCAAAGCTCTGATCGCTGCCAGTCCGCTGAAGATCCTGGCCTGCGATGACCTGGACGAAGCCGCCAaaatg GTTGTCAAGCTTTCTGAAATCGTCTCACTGGCTAAAGAAGCTCAAGTGGACATCACTTTCCAGCTGCCCATCTAA
- the med4 gene encoding mediator of RNA polymerase II transcription subunit 4, protein MAVAAEKSTKERLLSVLDDLEVLSRELIEMLALSRSQKLPQPGEDTQILELLVQRDREFQELMEVAQQQGKVHQEMQLLEKEVEKRDSDIQQLQKQLKEAEHILATAVYQAKEKLKSIDKARKGSISSEEIIKYAHRISASNAVCAPLNWVPGDPRRPYPTDLEMRSGMLGHMANLPTNGVNGHLPGDALAAGRLPDVLTPHYPWQSSDVSVGMLPPHHGNDFGLEPPGHNKENEDDVEAMSTDSSSSSSDSD, encoded by the exons ATGGCGGTGGCGGCAGAGAAATCAACGAAAGAGcggctgctgtctgtgctggacGATTTGGAGGTTTTATCCCG ggagcTGATCGAGATGTTGGCTTTGTCCAGGAGTCAGAAACTGCCTCAGCCCGGAGAGGACAcccag atcctggagctgctggtgcAGAGGGACCGGGAGTTTcaggagctgatggaggtgGCGCAGCAGCAGGGGAAGGTGCACCAGGAgatgcagctgctggagaaggaggtggagaagagagacagcgacatccagcagctgcagaaacagctgaaggagGCTGAACACATCCTG GCCACGGCTGTTTACCAGGCGAAGGAGAAACTCAAATCCATTGACAAAGCCAGGAAGG GAAGCATCTCTTCAGAGGAGATCATCAAGTACGCTCACAGAATCAGCGCCAGTAACGCCGTGTGTGCGCCGCTCAACTGGGTCCCAG GTGATCCACGCAGACCCTACCCCACTGACCTGGAAATGCGTAGCGGGATGCTGGGTCACATGGCCAACCTGCCAACCAACGGCGTGAACGGACACCTGCCAGGTGACGCTCTGGCTGCTGGGAGGCTGCCAG acgTGCTTACGCCTCACTACCCCTGGCAGTCCTCGGACGTCTCTGTGGGGATGCTGCCTCCTCACCACGGCAACGACTTCGGCCTGGAGCCTCCGGGTCACAACAAAGAGAACGAGGACGACGTGGAGGCCATGTCCACCGActcgtccagcagcagcagcgactcCGActga